Proteins encoded within one genomic window of Humulus lupulus chromosome 1, drHumLupu1.1, whole genome shotgun sequence:
- the LOC133791463 gene encoding uncharacterized protein LOC133791463 — protein MDEEKAWEWEGNELDDNLVEEEDIQVDDWERQRRMTTVKVVCEMVHITSMMKLYLCSNYVDRNIGRNGGDRENVRRELMSQIINNEKYCRDILRMRPEAFVRLCELLRGTGRLIDNKNSMVEEQDCVGAIDGTHIRVKVSREEAPRYHGRKEHTTQNVMAACGFDMRFTYVLPGWEGTVSDSRIIKNAFQRKDKLIIPEGKFYLVDAGYMLRSGLITPYRGVRYHLKEYSKHAPENCQELFNLRHAALRNVIERTFGVLKK, from the exons ATGGATGAAGAGAAAGCATGGGAATGGGAAGGAAATGAGTTGGATGACAATTTAGTAGAAGAGGAAGACATTCAAGTAGATGATTGGGAAAGACAAAGACGTATGACTACTGTAAAAGTTGTCTGTGAAATGGTTCATATAACATCGATGATGAAATTATACCTGTGTTCAAATTATGTTGATAGAAATATTGGAAGAAATGGTGGAGACAGAGAAAATGTGAGAAGAGAATTAATGTCTCAAATTATTAATAATGAGAAATATTGTCGAGACATACTTCGCATGAGACCAGAAGCATTTGTTAGGTTGTGTGAATTACTTCGAGGTACTGGTAGGCTTATAGATAACAAGAACTCAATGGTAGAGGAGCAA GATTGTGTTGGGGCTATTGACGGAACTCATATTCGAGTGAAAGTGTCTAGGGAGGAGGCACCACGTTATCATGGAAGGAAAGAACATACTACACAAAATGTAATGGCAGCTTGTGGATTTGATATGAGATTTACTTACGTGCTACCTGGATGGGAAGGAACAGTATCTGACTCGAGAATCATAAAAAATGCTTTCCAAAGAAAGGATAAGCTTATTATTCCCGAGG GAAAATTTTATTTGGTTGATGCGGGATACATGTTACGAAGTGGTCTTATTACACCTTACAGAGGAGTGCGTTACCATTTAAAAGAGTATTCAAAACACGCTCCTGAAAATTGTCAAGAATTGTTTAATCTTCGTCATGCTGCACTACGCAATGTCATAGAAAGAACATTTGGGGTGCTTAAGAAATGA
- the LOC133791518 gene encoding uncharacterized protein At2g29880-like — MGVNPDENIFNQVDEELVNSQLESNNVCSTQIDGEDSRQGAIIRNDIAQEMCWFKMTKKLKTTHENGEETKKDNVKWSQQMDIVLIDALLEQQANGNRVDGTFTTTAYNNVLKICRDKLKYPFDKEHLKNRMKTLKANFNACHDLFKGLSGFSWNSNTKLFEAEPEVWTILIESKPSAKKWRHTEIHHYDKLSELFAKDRANGVGAVSSKEKVQQWEKESNCNQFVNVENLDKVTSDCFESLSPQCNSQVNNATKGVKRKASMIESLDKYAENLQSGLTSVADALRKGNIIAERGRLRIYSEEEVYAELLNIEVPEHLQLDAFLFLIKSAMKMRAFFAVPKERRYELLLKLMFPSGQSSS, encoded by the exons ATGGGTGTGAATCCtgatgaaaatatatttaatcaaGTTGATGAAGAGCTTGTGAATAGTCAACTAGAATCAAATAATGTTTGCTCAACCCAAATAGATGGTGAAGATTCAAGACAAGGGGCAATCATAAGGAACGATATAGCACAAGAGATGTG TTGGTTCAAAATGACAAAGAAATTGAAGACAACTCATGAAAATGGTGAAGAAACAAAAAAGGATAATGTCAAGTGGTCTCAACAAATGGATATTGTGTTAATTGATGCATTGTTGGAGCAACAAGCAAATGGAAATAGAGTGGATGGAACTTTTACAACAACGGCCTACAATAATGTTTTGAAAATTTGTAGAGATAAGCTCAAGTATCCTTTTGATAAAGAACACTTGAAAAATCGGATGAAAACTTTAAAAGCTAATTTTAATGCATGTCATGATCTTTTCAAAGGCTTAAGTGGATTTTCTTGGAATTCAAATACCAAGTTGTTTGAAGCAGAGCCAGAAGTATGGACAATTCTTATAGAG TCTAAACCAAGTGCAAAGAAATGGAGGCATACAGAAATTCATCACTATGATAAACTAAGTGAGCTATTTGCAAAAGATAGAGCTAATGGTGTAGGTGCTGTTAGTTCCAAAGAGAAAGTTCAACAATGGGAAAAGGAAAGTAACTGTAATCAATTTGTGAATGTTGAAAACTTAGATAAAGTAACAAGTGATTGTTTTGAATCATTATCTCCACAATGCAACTCCCAAGTTAATAACGCTACAAAGGGTGTTAAAAGAAAGGCATCCATGATAGAATCCCTTGACAAATATGCTGAAAATCTTCAATCTGGTTTAACAAGTGTTGCTGATGCACTTAGAAAGGGAAATATCATTGCTGAAAGAGGTCGATTGCGCATATATTCAGAGGAAGAAGTTTATGCTGAGTTGCTTAACATTGAAGTTCCAGAACATCTACAACTTGATGCCTTTCTATTCTTGATTAAAAGTGCAATGAAAATGCGGGCTTTTTTTGCAGTTCCAAAAGAACGTCGTTATGAATTACTGCTAAAGTTAATGTTTCCAAGTGGACAATCTTCAAGTTAG